Proteins found in one Bremerella volcania genomic segment:
- a CDS encoding DUF7133 domain-containing protein: MKTNCSLFLTLFLLAPGPLLLAAEPPKTPQQQQKLFHLPPGFEIQLVVSEPDIGQPMNLNFDARGRLWITSSVEYPYPADSPGVQPRPDRFAGIGQHAPRDWVTVVEGFAEDGRGKTITTFATGLNIPIGQTPLGNGGEAIVYSIPNIDKLEDTNGDGVADERTKLYGSVGNIDTHGMVNSFTPWIDGWIYGCHGFSNTSEITDGQGNVTRMQSGNTYRFRADGSRFESFSFGQVNPFGMTFDPLGNLYDADCHSMPVYQLLRGAKYPHFGAKPDAVGFGPTMIDHNHGSTGICGPAYYSAEHFPQSFRDNLFICNPVSQVIHRDKLKQFGSTYQVDSQPDMVRCDDTWFRPVDVMMGPDGALYVADFYNPIIGHYESPLDHPDRDRTHGRVWRIVYTGEDKSAKPLVSAPDLTKLPTNELVKQLDSANLLVRTMATNLLVEGHAQVAPEAMDSIRDQASPRQLAHALWVLERIKGLSNDDLQRLAGHPDRLVRVHLIKALAEREVWSAVEFDLVRQSLQDQDPFVVRAAADALGLHPAAANVQPMLLAWKQALPEDTHLEHMFRLALREHFRSAEIVAKLDAQPWSDEESKQLAAIAKVTESEPAAQWLILRTESNSIDWEVLSRVAGQAARQNDAKMLERIVELTKLSPAWKQLSVLSQFSLAEQETGRRPSENLLARSWAERLWNDLSAELARNEAWTAHPLDGEIPLATNPWGPRNRTTSAGDTRTFLDSIVHGEKQTGVLRSRSFPLPKEIRFWLCGQDGLPGKPSPESNFVCVRLADGNKVIAKQNVPRNDVARQYTLSLAEYAGKTGYVEVVDGNSASSYAWIAAREFSPEVPALPLQEEAASKADLLRLVQDFRLTSSGDQLLALLSDQNLDWEMRVLVAETLQRLGLGDEVSDSLIVWLSESDLSPALWQRVVRLLGLQANSKVHNALVDQLKSTASAEQAEIALALGNSKEGMVALLAAIDQGKASPYVLQNPKFQQQTEAIVQSAGLRDRVAKLTSALPPVSLQEQAGIQKVLTLYSSSQASLADGAKSFEKHCAVCHKIGDQGVLIGPQLDGIGNRPLERIVEDVLAPSRNVDAAFKTVLIQTVDGQVISGLPRREEGEVLVLANAEGKEVRITKDDIEVRKDSPLSLMPGNFGEQIPERELLGLIDFLRHQTATPSGPNNHQ; this comes from the coding sequence ATGAAAACCAACTGCTCGCTCTTCCTTACATTGTTCCTTCTTGCTCCTGGCCCTCTTTTGCTAGCTGCTGAGCCGCCGAAAACGCCTCAGCAACAGCAAAAGCTTTTTCATCTGCCACCAGGTTTCGAGATTCAATTGGTCGTGAGTGAACCTGACATCGGGCAACCCATGAATTTGAATTTTGACGCTCGCGGGCGGCTATGGATTACCAGCAGCGTCGAATACCCCTATCCGGCAGATTCCCCGGGCGTACAGCCACGGCCGGATCGTTTTGCCGGGATCGGGCAGCACGCTCCGCGCGATTGGGTAACCGTGGTTGAAGGGTTTGCGGAAGACGGTCGTGGTAAGACGATCACGACGTTTGCGACAGGGCTTAATATCCCTATCGGGCAAACGCCACTAGGCAATGGTGGCGAGGCGATTGTCTACAGCATTCCCAACATCGATAAATTGGAAGATACCAATGGAGATGGCGTTGCCGACGAACGAACTAAGCTCTATGGATCAGTAGGAAACATCGACACCCATGGCATGGTGAACTCCTTCACGCCTTGGATCGATGGGTGGATCTATGGCTGCCACGGATTCTCGAACACCTCTGAAATCACCGACGGTCAAGGCAATGTAACCCGCATGCAGTCAGGCAACACGTACCGTTTTCGGGCCGACGGCAGTCGGTTTGAATCATTCAGCTTTGGCCAGGTGAATCCGTTTGGTATGACGTTTGACCCCCTTGGGAATCTTTACGACGCCGATTGTCACTCGATGCCCGTGTACCAACTGCTTCGCGGCGCGAAATATCCCCACTTCGGTGCCAAGCCGGATGCCGTTGGGTTTGGTCCCACGATGATCGACCATAATCATGGTTCAACGGGCATTTGCGGTCCGGCCTATTATTCGGCCGAGCATTTTCCTCAATCGTTCCGCGATAACCTGTTTATCTGCAATCCAGTATCGCAGGTGATCCATCGAGACAAGCTGAAGCAGTTTGGATCTACCTACCAGGTCGATTCGCAGCCAGACATGGTTCGATGCGACGATACCTGGTTTCGACCGGTCGACGTCATGATGGGGCCAGATGGGGCGCTCTATGTTGCGGATTTTTACAATCCGATCATCGGGCACTACGAGTCTCCGCTTGATCATCCCGATCGGGATCGAACTCATGGACGAGTGTGGCGAATCGTCTACACCGGAGAAGATAAATCAGCGAAGCCACTTGTTTCCGCTCCCGACCTAACCAAGTTACCTACGAACGAATTGGTAAAACAATTAGACAGTGCAAACTTACTTGTCCGCACCATGGCGACAAACCTGCTGGTAGAGGGCCATGCCCAGGTTGCCCCTGAAGCGATGGATTCGATCCGAGATCAGGCGAGCCCACGGCAATTGGCCCACGCACTCTGGGTGTTAGAGCGAATCAAGGGGCTCAGCAATGACGATCTTCAGCGGTTAGCTGGGCATCCCGACCGGCTGGTCCGCGTTCACTTGATCAAGGCTCTTGCCGAACGTGAAGTTTGGTCGGCGGTTGAGTTCGATCTCGTCCGGCAATCACTGCAAGATCAAGATCCGTTCGTTGTAAGGGCGGCGGCAGATGCTTTGGGGCTTCACCCCGCTGCCGCCAATGTACAACCGATGCTTCTAGCCTGGAAACAGGCTCTTCCCGAAGACACGCACCTCGAGCATATGTTTCGATTAGCCCTTCGCGAACATTTTCGTTCGGCCGAAATCGTTGCCAAACTCGACGCCCAGCCGTGGAGCGATGAGGAATCCAAGCAACTTGCGGCGATCGCGAAGGTTACTGAAAGCGAGCCAGCCGCGCAGTGGCTCATCTTAAGAACCGAAAGCAACTCGATTGATTGGGAAGTTCTAAGTCGAGTGGCCGGGCAAGCGGCACGTCAAAACGATGCGAAGATGCTCGAGAGAATCGTTGAATTGACCAAATTATCTCCCGCATGGAAACAGCTTTCTGTTTTGAGTCAATTCAGTCTCGCAGAACAAGAGACTGGTCGGCGTCCCTCCGAGAATTTGCTGGCACGTTCCTGGGCCGAACGTCTGTGGAATGATCTCTCAGCGGAGTTGGCCCGGAACGAAGCCTGGACGGCTCATCCACTTGACGGTGAAATCCCTTTGGCAACAAATCCCTGGGGACCGCGTAATCGTACAACGTCGGCCGGAGACACACGAACCTTCTTGGATAGCATTGTCCACGGAGAGAAGCAAACTGGCGTTCTTCGAAGCCGCAGCTTTCCCTTGCCCAAAGAGATCCGATTCTGGCTATGTGGCCAAGACGGATTGCCTGGCAAGCCTAGTCCCGAATCAAACTTCGTTTGCGTTAGGCTTGCCGATGGGAACAAGGTTATTGCAAAGCAAAACGTACCTCGAAACGACGTCGCCAGGCAGTACACACTTTCACTCGCCGAGTATGCAGGCAAGACTGGGTATGTGGAGGTGGTTGATGGGAATTCCGCATCGTCCTATGCATGGATCGCGGCGCGTGAGTTTTCACCTGAGGTGCCAGCACTGCCTTTGCAGGAGGAAGCTGCATCCAAGGCAGATCTCTTGCGCCTCGTGCAGGACTTTCGTCTGACGTCTTCTGGAGACCAATTGCTTGCCCTCCTCTCCGATCAGAATCTCGATTGGGAGATGCGGGTCTTGGTCGCCGAAACGTTGCAACGACTAGGGCTTGGTGACGAGGTTTCTGACAGTCTGATTGTTTGGCTTTCGGAATCAGACCTCTCCCCGGCGCTTTGGCAAAGAGTCGTTCGGTTACTCGGATTACAGGCAAACAGCAAAGTTCACAATGCCCTGGTTGATCAGTTGAAGAGCACTGCATCCGCGGAGCAAGCAGAGATCGCCCTTGCCCTCGGAAATAGCAAAGAGGGAATGGTTGCTCTTCTGGCCGCGATCGACCAAGGGAAGGCTTCGCCGTACGTACTGCAGAATCCTAAGTTTCAGCAGCAAACCGAAGCCATCGTTCAGTCCGCAGGCTTGCGGGATCGCGTTGCAAAACTGACTTCAGCCCTGCCACCGGTTTCCCTGCAAGAGCAAGCTGGTATTCAAAAAGTCCTTACGCTTTATTCGTCAAGCCAAGCGTCCCTGGCCGACGGAGCAAAGTCCTTTGAGAAGCATTGTGCTGTGTGTCACAAGATTGGCGATCAAGGTGTTCTCATCGGCCCGCAGCTTGACGGCATAGGCAATCGACCCCTAGAGCGGATAGTCGAAGATGTCCTGGCACCCAGCCGCAACGTCGATGCGGCTTTCAAGACGGTCCTGATTCAAACAGTCGATGGCCAAGTGATCTCTGGACTGCCACGACGGGAGGAAGGAGAGGTTCTCGTGTTGGCAAATGCGGAAGGAAAAGAGGTGCGGATCACTAAGGACGACATTGAGGTTCGTAAGGACTCGCCACTTTCGCTGATGCCAGGCAATTTCGGTGAACAGATCCCCGAAAGAGAACTGCTTGGACTTATCGACTTTTTGCGTCACCAAACAGCCACGCCTTCCGGGCCTAATAACCATCAATAG
- a CDS encoding Gfo/Idh/MocA family protein, with product MSERLQTKNNRRDFIKMAGAASALSAFAVPHVHAEEKEIGKIQVALVGCGGRGTGAAADSLNVPAGVTKLVAMADVFQHRLDGSYNALNRTFQENKEKVDVPKERQFVGFEAYKQAMDALNPGDIVILATPLAFRWVHYQYAIDKGLNVFMEKPVIADGPSAKKMIALAELADKKNIKSAVGLMVRHCRGRQELHERIQNGEIGDIVCMRAYRMHGPVASAFSTRKPEDKPEVMYQIERFHSFLWASGGCFSDFYIHQIDETSWMKNAWPVKAQALGGRHYRGDFIDQNFDTYAVEYTYPDGSKLFFNGRTMLGCRNDMSSVVHGSKGSAIVSTSGHTPGKVRTFSGQNQNRREVVWAYPQPEQNPYQLEWNDLVDAIINDQPYNEVHRGVQASLVTSMGRMAAHTGQEVTYEQMLHCEQEFAPNVDKLTADGPAPVMPNEEGKYPVPMPGQIRDMEYVV from the coding sequence ATGAGCGAACGACTGCAAACGAAGAACAATCGCCGTGACTTTATCAAGATGGCCGGCGCCGCTTCCGCCCTGAGCGCTTTCGCCGTGCCGCACGTTCACGCGGAAGAGAAAGAGATTGGCAAGATCCAGGTCGCATTGGTCGGCTGTGGTGGTCGTGGAACGGGTGCCGCGGCCGACTCATTAAACGTCCCGGCCGGGGTCACGAAGCTGGTGGCAATGGCCGATGTGTTTCAGCATCGCCTGGATGGCAGCTACAACGCGCTGAACCGTACGTTCCAAGAGAACAAGGAAAAAGTCGACGTTCCCAAGGAACGCCAATTCGTTGGCTTTGAAGCTTACAAGCAAGCCATGGACGCGTTGAATCCTGGCGACATTGTAATTCTCGCCACGCCGCTTGCCTTCCGCTGGGTTCACTACCAATACGCGATCGACAAGGGCCTGAACGTCTTCATGGAGAAGCCTGTCATCGCGGATGGCCCAAGTGCCAAGAAGATGATCGCTTTGGCAGAACTGGCAGATAAGAAGAATATCAAGTCGGCTGTGGGCTTAATGGTGCGTCACTGCCGTGGTCGTCAGGAACTGCACGAACGAATTCAAAACGGCGAGATTGGCGATATCGTCTGCATGCGTGCTTACCGCATGCACGGCCCGGTCGCTTCGGCGTTCAGCACTCGGAAACCAGAAGACAAGCCGGAAGTGATGTATCAGATCGAACGCTTCCACAGCTTCCTGTGGGCTAGCGGTGGTTGCTTCAGCGACTTCTACATCCATCAGATCGACGAAACTTCTTGGATGAAGAATGCTTGGCCTGTCAAGGCTCAGGCCCTGGGCGGACGTCACTACCGAGGCGACTTCATCGACCAGAACTTCGATACGTACGCCGTCGAATACACCTACCCAGATGGCTCGAAGCTGTTCTTCAATGGCCGCACGATGCTTGGTTGCCGCAACGACATGTCAAGCGTCGTCCACGGCAGCAAGGGTTCGGCGATCGTCAGTACCTCAGGGCACACGCCGGGTAAGGTTCGCACCTTCAGCGGACAGAATCAAAACCGCCGCGAAGTGGTTTGGGCCTACCCCCAGCCGGAACAAAACCCATACCAACTGGAATGGAACGACTTAGTTGACGCGATCATCAACGATCAACCTTACAACGAAGTTCACCGCGGCGTTCAGGCAAGCCTGGTAACCAGCATGGGCCGCATGGCAGCTCATACGGGTCAAGAGGTCACCTACGAACAAATGCTCCATTGCGAGCAAGAGTTCGCTCCGAACGTCGACAAGCTGACCGCAGATGGACCAGCCCCAGTGATGCCCAACGAGGAAGGCAAATACCCGGTTCCGATGCCTGGCCAGATCCGCGACATGGAATACGTGGTGTAA
- a CDS encoding SUMF1/EgtB/PvdO family nonheme iron enzyme — protein MKLAFSLTVCLLGLAPGFLSSAEIDFSKDVAPILETNCVSCHSGDEPAGDYLLTTKEDAFESGSGGAILPESPEDSMFYTMTVLPRTDEQLMPPLRSGGPLSKNETEILKTWIAQGAKWPEDMTLKARAKEGPKFASPDDFELVKKIHAKIIAQAKKEQGDPANYKNTIPVTEVEYEMIAIPGGEFVMGSPATEELRRLEEGPQTKVSVDPFWMGKCEVTWDEYEPFMITQVDRRKDGSRIDFDTKSHTIVDAVSQPTPPYTEMSFGMGQHGYPAISMTQHAANKYCQWLSAQTGHFYRLPTEAEWEHACRAGTTTAYSFGDDPENLFDYAWFYDNANEKYQKVGLKKPNPWGLHDMHGNVMEWCADQYIPDYFEKIQNSTKNPYIKPVSLYPRSVRGGGWDDDPDRLRSAARRGSEAVWKQQDPQLPKSIWYHTNAQQLGFRIVRPVKIPSPEEMYFYWNSAKDVY, from the coding sequence ATGAAACTGGCGTTTTCTCTAACGGTATGTCTTCTCGGTCTTGCACCTGGCTTTCTGTCTTCCGCCGAAATTGACTTTTCGAAAGACGTGGCTCCTATCCTGGAAACGAATTGCGTTTCTTGTCATTCAGGGGACGAACCTGCGGGGGATTACCTGCTTACAACGAAGGAAGACGCGTTTGAGTCCGGCAGTGGTGGAGCGATCCTTCCCGAGTCCCCTGAAGACAGCATGTTCTACACGATGACGGTGCTGCCTCGTACCGACGAGCAGTTGATGCCGCCACTTCGTTCCGGCGGACCGCTCTCCAAGAACGAAACCGAAATCCTGAAAACTTGGATCGCCCAAGGCGCCAAGTGGCCGGAAGACATGACCCTCAAGGCTCGTGCGAAGGAAGGCCCCAAGTTCGCCTCACCGGATGACTTCGAATTGGTGAAGAAGATTCACGCCAAGATCATCGCCCAAGCCAAGAAAGAGCAGGGAGACCCAGCCAACTACAAGAACACAATCCCTGTTACCGAAGTGGAATATGAAATGATCGCCATCCCTGGTGGCGAGTTCGTCATGGGAAGCCCAGCGACCGAAGAGTTGCGCCGGCTTGAGGAAGGACCGCAAACCAAGGTCTCGGTCGATCCTTTCTGGATGGGCAAGTGCGAGGTGACCTGGGATGAATACGAACCCTTCATGATCACGCAGGTTGACCGACGCAAGGACGGCTCGCGAATCGACTTCGACACGAAATCCCACACCATCGTCGATGCCGTCAGCCAACCGACGCCTCCTTATACCGAAATGAGTTTCGGTATGGGTCAGCATGGTTATCCCGCGATCAGCATGACGCAGCATGCGGCCAATAAGTATTGCCAGTGGCTTAGTGCCCAGACGGGTCATTTCTACCGACTTCCCACCGAGGCGGAATGGGAGCACGCCTGTCGTGCAGGCACAACCACGGCCTATTCCTTCGGAGATGATCCGGAAAATCTCTTCGACTACGCATGGTTCTATGACAATGCGAACGAAAAATACCAAAAGGTTGGCCTAAAGAAGCCCAATCCCTGGGGACTACATGACATGCATGGGAATGTCATGGAATGGTGTGCCGATCAGTACATACCTGACTACTTCGAAAAGATTCAAAACTCGACCAAGAACCCATACATCAAGCCTGTAAGTCTCTATCCGCGAAGTGTTCGCGGTGGCGGCTGGGACGATGATCCGGATCGACTTCGCAGCGCTGCGCGGCGCGGCAGTGAAGCGGTCTGGAAACAGCAAGACCCTCAGCTTCCCAAGAGCATCTGGTACCACACCAATGCTCAACAACTAGGCTTTCGCATTGTTCGCCCCGTGAAGATCCCTTCGCCAGAGGAAATGTATTTCTACTGGAACAGTGCGAAAGACGTCTACTAA
- a CDS encoding FAD-binding and (Fe-S)-binding domain-containing protein: MESAPPAKQPTTPDLGAALNQLRSQLQGQLHTGSLMRRLYATDASAYQQMPVAVAIPETQKDIRQLILFANRHEVGLIPRTAGTSLAGQVVGGGIVVDVSRWFTQILEIDPQEKTVWVEPGVIRNELNLALKPHGMLFGPETSTQNRAMIGGMVGNNSCGSNSIKYGSTRDHLLEIEGFLADGSYVKFGQLTVEEFEAKCNGPASLETSIYQRIREMLSNNVNREEIEREFPKPSIPRRNTGYAIDLLMDAEVFDPSSSKRFNFCKLIAGSEGTLFFATKIKLNCLPLPPPVSGLLCAHFETVDQSLRATQIAVRHDCYACELIDHFILECTERSIEHRANRFFVQGKPGAIIVVDIRGQTQEEVQSVCDHIISEMQDAGLGLAYPVLFGDDTERIWDLRKAGLGLLGNMPGDAKPAPVVEDTCVDVDDLPEYIAEFNRRLKDRFGLECVHYAHAGSGEIHLRPVINLKTPEGNQQFREVAQTIAELVKHYRGSLSGEHGDGRLRGEFLRQMIGERNYELVKQVKHAWDPKGIFNPNKIVNTPPMNSSLRYAPGQQPRQPKTLFDFSSNFGILGAAEMCNGSGDCRKTELSGGTMCPSYMATRDEMHTTRARANTLRQIITESNAANPLDSEELKEVMDLCLSCKGCKKECPSTVDMAKLKAEFQQHYHDAHGVPRRSKLIADFVNKQKLAAQVPWLWNLMFGTPLLRKVLNRLTGFHPERTIPLLPKQTLAKWYDKHRPHANAGKAGKVLFFNDEFTNFHDPHVGIAAIELLEHLGYGVTFAPITESGRTWLSKGLLREAKQRIDQNLAVLKEVMGDRIRMIGVEPSAILTFRDETMELAEPRLRPIAHDISNRCLMFEEFLQQEMQTGNISADSFTDEAKSIHLHGHCFQKALVGQSATIAALSLPKNYTVKTIPSGCCGMAGSFGYEAEHYAVSMKIGELVLFPRVRGLPTDALIAAPGTSCRHQIHDGTQRTAMHPAEILWKSLRKSP, from the coding sequence ATGGAATCTGCTCCTCCTGCGAAACAACCGACCACGCCCGATCTGGGCGCGGCATTGAATCAATTGCGATCCCAATTGCAGGGACAACTGCACACCGGATCGCTGATGCGGCGTCTTTACGCGACCGATGCTTCCGCCTACCAGCAAATGCCGGTTGCCGTTGCGATCCCTGAAACCCAAAAGGATATTCGACAACTCATCCTTTTTGCCAATCGCCATGAAGTCGGCCTGATTCCTCGTACTGCCGGAACTTCCTTGGCCGGGCAAGTCGTTGGTGGCGGCATTGTCGTCGATGTATCGCGCTGGTTCACGCAGATTCTTGAAATCGACCCGCAAGAAAAAACCGTTTGGGTGGAACCTGGGGTGATTCGCAACGAGCTGAATCTCGCACTCAAACCACATGGCATGTTGTTTGGTCCAGAAACATCGACGCAAAACCGGGCCATGATCGGCGGGATGGTAGGAAACAATTCTTGCGGTTCCAACTCGATCAAATACGGCAGCACGCGCGACCACCTACTGGAAATCGAAGGATTTCTAGCTGATGGATCTTACGTCAAGTTCGGGCAACTGACGGTGGAAGAGTTCGAAGCCAAATGCAACGGCCCCGCATCTTTGGAGACGTCGATTTACCAGCGAATCCGCGAGATGCTGTCCAACAACGTAAACCGTGAGGAAATCGAACGGGAGTTTCCTAAGCCCTCGATCCCGAGACGAAACACCGGCTACGCCATCGACCTGTTGATGGATGCCGAGGTCTTCGATCCGTCGAGTTCCAAGCGATTTAACTTCTGCAAGTTAATCGCCGGAAGTGAAGGGACCCTCTTTTTCGCGACCAAAATCAAGCTGAACTGTTTACCGCTGCCTCCACCGGTTAGTGGCCTACTATGCGCCCACTTCGAGACCGTCGATCAATCGCTTCGTGCAACGCAGATCGCCGTGCGGCACGACTGTTATGCCTGTGAATTAATCGATCATTTTATCCTGGAGTGCACCGAAAGAAGCATCGAACATCGTGCGAACCGGTTCTTCGTGCAAGGTAAGCCGGGAGCAATCATCGTGGTTGACATCCGTGGGCAAACCCAGGAGGAAGTCCAGTCCGTTTGCGATCACATCATCAGCGAGATGCAAGACGCCGGTCTCGGCTTAGCCTACCCAGTGCTCTTCGGAGATGATACCGAGCGGATTTGGGACTTGCGTAAAGCAGGGCTGGGGCTACTAGGCAACATGCCAGGCGACGCGAAGCCTGCTCCGGTGGTGGAAGATACGTGTGTGGATGTCGATGACTTGCCGGAGTATATCGCCGAGTTCAACCGGCGTCTGAAAGACCGATTCGGCCTTGAGTGTGTTCATTATGCACATGCTGGCAGCGGTGAGATCCATCTTCGCCCTGTGATCAACCTCAAGACGCCGGAAGGGAATCAGCAATTTCGCGAAGTGGCACAGACGATCGCCGAACTCGTGAAACACTACCGGGGCTCACTTAGCGGCGAACATGGTGACGGACGCTTACGAGGTGAGTTTCTGCGACAAATGATCGGCGAGCGCAATTACGAGTTGGTCAAGCAAGTAAAACACGCGTGGGACCCCAAGGGTATCTTCAATCCGAACAAGATCGTCAATACGCCTCCGATGAATTCTTCCCTGCGTTATGCCCCGGGGCAGCAGCCCCGGCAGCCAAAGACGTTGTTCGATTTTTCTTCAAATTTCGGCATCCTGGGTGCAGCCGAAATGTGCAATGGTTCTGGCGACTGTCGCAAAACGGAGTTATCTGGTGGGACAATGTGCCCGAGCTACATGGCCACACGTGACGAAATGCATACAACGCGAGCACGGGCCAACACGCTTCGTCAGATCATTACTGAATCGAATGCCGCCAATCCGCTGGACAGTGAAGAACTCAAAGAGGTGATGGACCTTTGTCTTTCGTGTAAAGGATGCAAGAAGGAGTGTCCTTCGACGGTCGACATGGCCAAGCTAAAAGCCGAATTTCAACAGCACTACCACGATGCGCACGGAGTCCCGCGCCGTTCAAAGTTGATCGCGGATTTTGTCAATAAACAGAAACTCGCGGCTCAGGTGCCTTGGCTTTGGAATCTTATGTTTGGAACACCGTTACTTCGGAAGGTACTTAATCGCCTGACTGGGTTTCATCCCGAGCGCACGATTCCACTCTTGCCCAAGCAAACGCTGGCTAAGTGGTACGATAAACATCGGCCTCACGCCAATGCCGGAAAAGCGGGAAAGGTCCTCTTCTTCAATGATGAATTCACAAACTTTCATGATCCGCATGTTGGTATCGCGGCGATCGAGCTACTAGAACACCTCGGGTACGGCGTCACTTTCGCACCAATCACTGAAAGCGGGCGAACGTGGTTGTCGAAAGGATTGCTTCGTGAAGCCAAACAGCGCATCGACCAAAACCTAGCTGTGCTGAAAGAAGTAATGGGTGATCGAATTCGTATGATCGGAGTTGAGCCTTCCGCGATCCTCACCTTTCGTGATGAAACCATGGAGTTAGCCGAACCTAGATTACGTCCGATCGCTCATGATATTTCCAATCGATGCTTGATGTTCGAGGAGTTCCTTCAACAAGAGATGCAAACCGGAAACATTTCTGCCGATTCATTTACTGACGAGGCAAAATCGATCCACCTTCACGGACACTGCTTTCAAAAGGCACTTGTTGGACAGTCGGCAACGATTGCCGCCCTCAGTCTTCCGAAGAACTACACTGTGAAGACAATCCCCAGTGGTTGCTGCGGCATGGCCGGTTCCTTCGGTTACGAAGCGGAACATTACGCGGTGTCGATGAAGATTGGCGAATTGGTTCTGTTCCCTCGCGTGCGAGGACTACCAACCGACGCCCTAATAGCGGCACCAGGCACCTCCTGCCGTCATCAAATTCATGACGGAACTCAACGCACGGCGATGCACCCGGCCGAAATATTATGGAAATCTTTGCGAAAATCGCCCTGA
- a CDS encoding nicotinate phosphoribosyltransferase produces the protein MLKRLYQPPLALLTDLYQLTMAYGYWKLGRANQQAVFHLFFRKPPFKGGYAVTAGLQQAIDYLEAYRFDDSDVTYLAELTGNDGQPLFEKAFLDELRDLKLTVDVDAMPEGTVSFGQEPMLRVKGPILQCQLLETPLLNMINFQTLIATKASRIRAAAGDEPVLEFGLRRAQGIDGAISASRAAYIGGCAATSNVLAGKLFGIPVKGTHAHSWVMSFDSELESFEKYAEVMPNNCVFLVDTYDTLDGVRQACQVGKQLRRRGQEMVGIRLDSGDLAYLSIEARKILDEEGFPNATIVASNDLDEHIMESLKNQGAKIAVWGVGTKLATAFDQPALGGVYKLAAMQREDGSWQPKVKLSEQAIKTSIPGMLQVRRYQTGQGLIGDMIYDETRGIDPREIIVDSKDTTRRKRLAEHTESFDLLTPTMRDGVRVSEIEPLEAIRARALEQLQLVHPTIRRFMNPHEYPVGLDIGLHEVRNRMIHDIRGSQLDD, from the coding sequence ATGCTCAAGCGACTTTATCAGCCCCCATTAGCGCTGTTGACCGATCTTTACCAGCTGACGATGGCCTACGGCTATTGGAAGTTAGGGCGTGCCAATCAACAGGCAGTGTTTCACCTCTTCTTTCGCAAACCACCCTTCAAAGGTGGTTATGCCGTCACAGCGGGGCTGCAACAAGCGATCGATTACTTAGAGGCTTACCGCTTTGATGACTCGGACGTCACCTATCTCGCCGAGTTGACGGGAAATGACGGCCAGCCGCTATTCGAGAAGGCATTTCTCGACGAATTGCGTGACTTGAAACTTACTGTCGACGTTGATGCGATGCCGGAAGGGACCGTAAGTTTTGGCCAAGAGCCGATGCTCCGCGTCAAAGGGCCAATTCTGCAGTGCCAACTGCTGGAAACGCCTCTGTTGAACATGATTAATTTTCAGACTCTGATCGCCACGAAAGCCTCACGAATTCGGGCAGCCGCGGGAGACGAGCCTGTATTGGAATTCGGTCTGCGAAGGGCGCAAGGGATCGACGGTGCCATTTCGGCGAGCCGGGCCGCGTACATCGGCGGGTGTGCTGCCACCTCGAATGTCCTGGCAGGCAAGCTGTTTGGCATACCCGTCAAAGGAACGCATGCTCATAGCTGGGTCATGTCATTTGATAGCGAACTCGAGTCGTTCGAGAAATACGCCGAGGTGATGCCCAACAACTGTGTGTTTCTGGTTGATACGTATGACACCCTGGATGGAGTGCGGCAAGCGTGCCAGGTAGGAAAGCAGCTTCGCCGGCGGGGGCAGGAAATGGTTGGTATCCGGCTCGACTCGGGTGACTTGGCGTACCTAAGCATCGAAGCTCGCAAGATTCTCGATGAAGAAGGTTTTCCGAATGCCACCATCGTGGCGTCGAATGACCTCGATGAACACATCATGGAAAGTTTGAAAAACCAGGGTGCAAAAATTGCCGTGTGGGGTGTAGGAACCAAGCTCGCGACGGCATTCGATCAACCGGCACTGGGTGGCGTCTACAAACTGGCTGCCATGCAGCGTGAAGATGGAAGCTGGCAACCGAAAGTGAAACTTTCGGAGCAGGCCATCAAAACGTCGATTCCTGGGATGTTACAGGTCCGCCGCTATCAAACAGGGCAAGGTCTGATCGGCGACATGATCTACGACGAAACGCGCGGCATCGACCCGAGAGAGATCATCGTTGATTCGAAAGACACTACTAGAAGGAAGCGTCTTGCTGAGCACACCGAGTCGTTTGACTTGCTTACTCCAACGATGCGAGATGGAGTGCGTGTCAGCGAAATCGAGCCGCTCGAAGCCATTCGTGCCCGAGCACTCGAACAGTTGCAATTGGTTCATCCCACGATCCGTCGATTCATGAATCCGCACGAGTATCCTGTGGGGCTCGATATTGGACTTCATGAAGTTCGGAATCGCATGATCCACGATATTCGCGGATCGCAATTGGATGATTAG